Proteins from a genomic interval of Mesobacillus sp. S13:
- a CDS encoding aldehyde ferredoxin oxidoreductase family protein gives MNFGGFKNKEVVVDLSNGTVDYRGINEDDVKKYVGGRGLGVKYVLDNGPEVEPLSEENILCIMTGPVTGSRSSMSGRLAVVTKSPLTGTVTDSHMGGWTAARLKWAGIDNVIFKGKSDKPVYLYIEDGKAEIRDASQLWGLSTRATVQAMKDAHGEENLSVMTIGQAGENGVRFAGFMNEHDRSAGRGGTGAVAGFKKLKAIVIKAAQKGNMPEPAQKDDYNQANKKAVKAILEGGLTAPNKGGLSVYGTNVLTNLINEVGALPTRNSQLTHWDEAEKHSGEWVNEHLLVANNTCHACPVGCKIEVEVKEGKYKTRVESFEFESAWALGANSGLSDSEAIAYLIDICNEYGMDTIELGHAISVTMEAYEKGIVDEKLDWGDADGMIEIARKIAFREGFGGILAEGPARATAAWGVPELSMSVKGQSIPAYDPRGIQGIGLGYATSNRGACHLRGYTIASEIAGIPEPTDRTVAEGKAELLNVFQNLLSFSDSMNICKFSSFSENAEHYAEQYSTMTGIPMTADDVMLAGERIYNLERYYNNLAGFNKREDDFLPKRFTEEGASGNSEGLVSRMDIMLDDYYNVRGWKDGVVTEEKLRELGIIGEETTPATEEV, from the coding sequence ATGAATTTTGGGGGATTTAAAAACAAAGAAGTCGTAGTTGACTTGTCAAATGGCACTGTCGATTACAGAGGCATCAATGAAGACGACGTGAAAAAGTATGTCGGCGGCCGCGGTCTCGGAGTTAAGTACGTTCTTGACAATGGACCTGAAGTAGAGCCTTTGTCAGAAGAAAACATCCTGTGCATCATGACGGGACCTGTAACAGGTTCACGTTCTTCAATGAGCGGACGTCTGGCAGTCGTGACGAAGTCTCCATTGACTGGCACGGTTACTGACTCACACATGGGCGGATGGACAGCTGCTCGTTTGAAGTGGGCTGGAATCGACAACGTGATTTTCAAAGGCAAGAGCGACAAGCCTGTGTACCTTTATATCGAAGATGGCAAGGCAGAGATCCGCGACGCTTCTCAATTGTGGGGATTGAGCACGCGTGCGACTGTGCAGGCTATGAAAGACGCTCATGGCGAAGAAAACCTTAGCGTCATGACAATCGGCCAGGCTGGCGAAAACGGCGTACGTTTTGCTGGTTTCATGAACGAGCATGACCGCTCTGCAGGACGCGGCGGAACTGGTGCGGTTGCAGGTTTCAAGAAATTGAAGGCAATCGTCATCAAGGCAGCGCAAAAAGGCAATATGCCTGAACCTGCTCAGAAAGATGATTACAATCAGGCTAACAAGAAAGCGGTAAAAGCAATTCTTGAAGGCGGCTTGACTGCTCCTAACAAAGGCGGATTGTCCGTATACGGAACAAACGTCCTTACTAACTTGATCAATGAAGTGGGAGCGCTTCCAACTCGCAACTCTCAATTGACACACTGGGATGAGGCTGAAAAGCACTCTGGTGAGTGGGTAAACGAGCACCTGCTTGTTGCCAACAACACATGCCACGCTTGCCCGGTCGGCTGTAAAATTGAAGTTGAAGTCAAGGAAGGCAAATATAAGACTCGCGTAGAAAGCTTTGAGTTCGAATCTGCATGGGCACTTGGTGCAAACAGCGGATTGAGCGACTCTGAAGCAATCGCATACTTAATCGACATCTGTAACGAATACGGCATGGATACAATCGAGCTTGGCCACGCCATCTCTGTCACAATGGAAGCCTATGAAAAAGGCATCGTTGACGAGAAGCTTGATTGGGGCGACGCTGACGGCATGATCGAAATCGCTCGCAAAATCGCATTCCGTGAAGGCTTCGGCGGCATCCTTGCTGAAGGTCCTGCACGTGCGACTGCTGCATGGGGCGTTCCTGAACTGTCTATGTCAGTTAAAGGCCAATCTATCCCAGCTTACGATCCACGTGGTATCCAGGGAATCGGCCTTGGCTATGCGACAAGTAACCGTGGTGCCTGCCACCTTCGCGGCTACACAATCGCATCTGAAATCGCCGGCATTCCTGAGCCAACAGACCGTACAGTAGCAGAAGGAAAAGCGGAGCTTCTGAATGTATTCCAGAACCTGCTTTCATTCTCTGACTCTATGAATATCTGTAAATTCTCTTCTTTCTCTGAAAATGCAGAGCATTATGCTGAGCAATACAGCACAATGACAGGCATTCCAATGACAGCAGATGATGTCATGCTTGCAGGGGAAAGAATTTACAACCTTGAGCGTTACTACAACAACCTAGCTGGCTTCAACAAGCGTGAGGACGACTTCCTGCCAAAACGCTTTACTGAAGAAGGCGCATCAGGCAACAGTGAAGGCCTCGTTTCTCGCATGGATATCATGCTTGATGACTACTATAATGTCCGCGGCTGGAAAGATGGCGTTGTTACGGAAGAAAAACTTCGCGAACTGGGTATCATTGGAGAAGAAACAACTCCAGCTACAGAAGAAGTTTAA
- a CDS encoding GNAT family N-acetyltransferase, whose amino-acid sequence MTVNLFRGQTLKLTAKREGDTDIIASWDGDPEYLRNVDTDIAVPRPVEHFEGEGNPGSNSFYFRLRTIEDDRLIGFIVIHSIEWNNRAGMLAMGIGNANDRGKGYGSEALQLILRYAFHELNLNRVGLDVIEYNERGIRAYQKAGFQLEGRVRQAVHRDGKIYDRINMGILRSEWEALFL is encoded by the coding sequence ATGACAGTGAATCTTTTTCGCGGACAAACGCTAAAGCTTACAGCAAAAAGGGAAGGGGATACCGACATCATCGCTTCCTGGGATGGAGATCCGGAGTACCTGAGGAATGTGGATACAGACATTGCGGTACCACGCCCTGTTGAGCATTTTGAAGGTGAGGGTAATCCTGGCTCGAACAGCTTTTACTTCCGCTTAAGGACAATTGAGGATGACAGGCTGATCGGATTTATCGTCATTCACAGCATTGAATGGAATAACAGAGCAGGAATGCTTGCGATGGGCATCGGCAATGCCAATGACCGTGGTAAAGGGTATGGTTCTGAAGCGCTGCAGCTCATTCTTCGGTATGCCTTCCATGAACTGAACCTGAACCGTGTCGGTCTGGATGTCATTGAGTATAATGAGCGGGGAATCCGTGCCTATCAAAAAGCCGGCTTTCAGCTTGAAGGAAGGGTGAGGCAAGCAGTCCATCGTGATGGCAAAATTTATGACCGAATCAATATGGGGATTTTACGGTCGGAGTGGGAAGCACTCTTCTTATAA
- the brnQ gene encoding branched-chain amino acid transport system II carrier protein produces the protein MGSLRSKETLTIGLMLFALFFGAGNLIFPPFLGQEAGANFWPAMLGFVVTGVGLPLLTVVVISMAKDGIKEIGSKVHPVFAVIFSAAVYLSIGPFFGIPRSANVAFEMSVKPFLGESGSNPLLLLLFTLIFFSLVYWVTLNPSKMVERIGSILTPVLLVAIVMLVIGSFFKLDGSFGEVSEKYAAAPFATGFLEGYLTMDTIAALAFGIIVVGAIQQKKELERRQVVRETLKAGVIAGIGLAFVYVTVGLLGAKMASVGEYENGGAILTESAKQMFGEPGMLLLGLIVTLACFTTAVGLVAATSQFFAKTMPKASYKTYTLVVTLVSLLIANLGLNQIISISVPVLIVLYPITIVLVILSFLDRFFKGARGVYVGAVFATALVSIVDGFKTFGVESEALGALLTSLPLYAEGLGWLLPALVGALAGWAFDRMVPSKGLKAASE, from the coding sequence ATGGGAAGCTTAAGGAGTAAAGAAACACTCACAATCGGTCTAATGTTATTTGCATTATTTTTTGGAGCAGGGAATCTAATTTTCCCGCCGTTTTTAGGACAGGAAGCTGGAGCGAACTTTTGGCCAGCGATGCTTGGTTTTGTTGTAACCGGAGTGGGGTTGCCATTACTGACGGTTGTTGTCATTTCAATGGCTAAGGATGGCATAAAGGAAATCGGGTCAAAAGTTCACCCTGTATTTGCAGTGATTTTCAGCGCTGCTGTTTATCTATCGATTGGGCCGTTCTTCGGTATTCCTAGAAGCGCAAACGTTGCTTTTGAAATGTCTGTCAAGCCGTTCCTTGGGGAATCAGGATCAAATCCCCTGCTGCTTTTACTGTTTACATTAATCTTTTTCTCACTTGTTTACTGGGTTACGTTAAATCCTTCAAAAATGGTTGAACGGATCGGGAGCATCCTGACTCCTGTTTTGCTTGTCGCTATCGTCATGCTGGTAATTGGAAGCTTTTTCAAACTGGATGGATCGTTTGGGGAGGTATCTGAAAAGTATGCGGCAGCACCATTTGCTACAGGCTTCCTTGAAGGATACCTGACGATGGATACGATTGCCGCATTGGCCTTCGGGATCATTGTCGTTGGGGCTATCCAGCAGAAAAAAGAGCTGGAACGCAGGCAGGTTGTAAGGGAAACATTGAAAGCTGGCGTAATCGCTGGCATCGGATTGGCTTTTGTATATGTAACTGTCGGCCTTCTTGGTGCAAAAATGGCATCGGTTGGTGAATACGAAAATGGTGGTGCGATTTTAACAGAATCAGCTAAGCAGATGTTCGGGGAACCTGGCATGCTGCTGCTCGGCTTGATTGTAACACTCGCCTGCTTCACAACGGCAGTTGGCCTTGTAGCGGCGACAAGCCAATTTTTCGCAAAGACCATGCCTAAGGCTTCTTATAAGACTTACACACTCGTTGTCACATTGGTCAGTTTATTAATCGCGAATCTTGGCCTTAACCAGATTATTTCGATATCAGTACCGGTGTTGATCGTTCTTTATCCAATCACAATCGTGCTTGTCATCCTGAGCTTCCTTGACCGTTTCTTCAAGGGAGCACGCGGAGTCTATGTTGGAGCAGTGTTTGCAACAGCACTTGTAAGCATAGTAGACGGTTTCAAGACCTTCGGAGTTGAATCAGAAGCACTCGGAGCACTACTAACATCATTGCCGCTATATGCAGAGGGACTCGGCTGGCTTCTGCCTGCACTTGTCGGCGCGCTAGCCGGTTGGGCTTTTGACAGGATGGTTCCATCTAAGGGGTTAAAGGCTGCTTCAGAGTAA
- a CDS encoding ubiquitin-like small modifier protein 1, with protein sequence MQVKVFANLRDICGGVTVEVKPDGDRVMDVLDKMCEMFPDLHEEIFTEEKTLKPFVHVYINGRNIVHDQELETNVKETDQFALFPPVAGG encoded by the coding sequence ATGCAGGTTAAGGTATTTGCTAATCTCAGGGATATTTGCGGAGGCGTGACAGTCGAAGTGAAGCCTGATGGAGACCGGGTAATGGATGTGCTTGATAAAATGTGCGAAATGTTCCCGGATTTGCACGAAGAAATTTTCACAGAAGAAAAGACGCTCAAGCCATTTGTACACGTTTATATCAATGGCCGTAATATCGTCCATGATCAGGAACTTGAAACGAATGTAAAAGAAACCGACCAGTTCGCGCTGTTCCCACCGGTTGCCGGTGGCTGA
- a CDS encoding selenium metabolism-associated LysR family transcriptional regulator, producing MNLKKLEAFIMVVEKNSFSEAAAVLKSSQPSVSLKVKSLEDELGFELLDRGLSGIRPTSAGMVVYTAAKDIANRWRTLEGELGEFHGTLTGTLTIGASTIPGTYLLPDWIKKFRRLFPKVDVKIEIGDSKKILEKLQNHQIDAAIIGMKVESRLLRSKPVALDSLVLVTPVDHPLVQEASADFSQIQQYDFVLREEGSGTRKMMEHFLAEKGLSFEDLTVAVSIGSTESLIAAVEAGLGISFISRLAAMPAQKAGRIMIVDTFEPYEREFCLVTHSDAENRPIIRQFSDIVD from the coding sequence ATGAATCTAAAAAAGCTAGAGGCATTCATCATGGTTGTCGAAAAGAATAGTTTTTCCGAAGCAGCAGCTGTACTAAAAAGCTCACAGCCTTCTGTCAGCCTGAAAGTCAAAAGCCTGGAAGATGAGCTCGGGTTTGAACTGCTTGACAGGGGCTTGTCAGGAATCAGGCCGACGTCTGCAGGAATGGTGGTTTATACAGCCGCAAAGGACATCGCCAACCGGTGGAGGACATTGGAGGGCGAACTGGGTGAATTCCATGGAACCCTCACTGGGACACTGACGATTGGGGCGAGTACCATACCTGGAACCTATTTGCTTCCCGACTGGATTAAAAAATTCCGCAGACTTTTTCCAAAGGTGGATGTCAAAATCGAAATCGGCGATTCGAAAAAAATACTTGAGAAACTGCAGAACCATCAAATTGATGCTGCAATTATTGGGATGAAGGTCGAATCCCGATTGTTAAGAAGCAAACCGGTTGCCCTGGATTCGTTGGTGTTAGTCACACCTGTTGACCATCCATTAGTTCAAGAGGCATCAGCTGATTTTTCACAAATTCAACAATATGATTTCGTCCTCCGTGAAGAAGGATCGGGAACGCGCAAAATGATGGAGCATTTCTTGGCAGAAAAAGGCCTGTCATTTGAAGATTTGACAGTTGCTGTATCAATCGGAAGCACAGAATCCTTAATCGCTGCGGTTGAAGCAGGACTCGGCATCAGTTTTATTTCCAGGTTGGCAGCTATGCCTGCACAAAAAGCCGGCCGCATTATGATTGTCGATACATTTGAGCCATACGAGCGTGAATTTTGTCTCGTGACTCATTCAGATGCTGAAAATCGGCCGATTATCAGACAGTTTTCAGATATAGTCGATTAA